GGACTTGCTAAGTAAGTTTGtatagtttttgttgttttatcaaCATTTCTTTTgtgtaaatatgttttgtattttgtaaactTAGTTAGCCTGTTATTTCTGAagaattgtattaaaattggtAGCAATATTAGTTGTAACTGGCAACTGAAGCAATTTTTCAGCAAGactttattatgttatttatgtagTTGGTTTCCCAATTTAAGTTTACGTTTTCCCAATTTAAGTTTAGTACCATAATACCTATTTGATGAGTGTTAAGAGTCATGAGTTCTATTCCCAAACACGTTGATTTCTCTTTATCTTGATTCTTAATTACATCTTCTTGttgtaaaattgtatgtaatgtaatgtaaaatttTGAAGTTTAATAGAAAACTCACGTGCAATTTACATTTAACCACATTCCAGATTCACCCACGTAATAAACCTAGAATACTACTCCGACTTAGTAGCTATCCTGGGCACGCTGATCACGGACGAGATGCTGTCAGGTCACTCGCGGCTGCTGTGCGTGCGGACTGTGCTGTGTGTGCTCGCGGGCGCGGGGGACGCGCTCAACGTAGACCCGGCTAAGTTCCATGCGTATCTGTATACTTGTATGCTGGGGGCTCATGCTGGTAAGATATTAATAAAGTATCTCTCTGTCACATAATCTTATGGGATGAAAAGTTAATGGGCAAAATTCACCAGCATTCATCCACCAATCATTTGGACAagtatggtttttattttatcttaatgaATGGGCTGTGTGAATTTGTTAGTCTATGTACTGTTAGTCTGTACCGCAATATGAACAGTCACTGAGAAGCACTGCACTGTTGATCTTCATTTCTTGAAAATCGGCTAACTATTCTGAAGCTTTTTTATAACAGCGATAGCGATTTCAGGTATGAATTTTGCACAAAACTTACGTAATAAATCCTACTTTTTCCAGGTAAATCTCACGGCGACGCGAAGATAATGCTGGAAGCAGTGACGCAGATCTGCGCCCGTGCGCGTCGCGTGTCTGCCGGAGTGCTGCAGGGCTTCGCCAAGCGACTCGCCACGCTCGCGCCGCAGTTACAGCATAATGGAGCCCTCGCTTGTCTCGCGTTACTGCATCAACTTGCTCAGGTACACTAAAAGTGCTAAAATGGTACTGCACAgctaaaaaaagaaaagaaaaacacattttCACCAATAACATAAGCGTCCGTTTTTCTTagaacaactgtttactttgaaaattgaaggaacgtaaaaattaaaacttgtgAAGTGTGAAATCCGCTATTGTACATTTTACTAGCGAATTACAGGGTTACATATTGATTGAGGGTACTCCGCATtcccaggataaaatataacctaaaaCACTCGCAAGATGGGTACAGCAGTATTAACTTTTAGTTAAAGGGTTAAAGTTTCAAAATCAGTTTATTACATACAAGGTTTTAACTACTGCTAAGTTAAAATTTTCTGTCTCTCCCGCAGCAAAGCAAAGCCGTGTCAACCCTACTCGAGGCCGACAACGAGGCGGGCGGCTCAGGTCGCTTCGACCCCCTCTCGCCCTCCCCCGAGCACTGCAACGCTCACGCCGCTCTGCCCACCGAGCTGTGCACACTGCGCCGACACTACCATCCCACTGTGAGGGCAGCCGCTACCGACGTGCTGAAGGGAAACTTGATACAGGACCTGCATAAAATGTaagatctctctccggtggtgtcggattgccgtcccatcgcgctatgagagtgaaggaatagtgagtgctcctgtgtccaagcaaatgctcgttcactataatatgtcctgcgcagatgGTTGATgttttatatgagaacagccgccgtagccgaaatcggccttggacacCATTATACtcgataattatttttgttaactttgCTACTACTATATAATATAGTCAAAATGTGAAAATTGCAACGTTCACGTCGCTCTACCGGTGTGCTGAAGGAAATACTCCAAATTGGAAATGAAAACTCAACACACAAAATTATTGaactcataaataaaaacaatcgaaTTCTCTCCTGAAGTACACGAAAATAATGATTCTTTATTTCTCAGGACACCATCTCAAATATTCAAAGTGTACGACGGATCAGAGATGGCATTCAAGCCAGCCGTGCCGCCGCCCAAGAAATCTGACTCCAAGAAGACATCTACCACACACGGTTGGGCGCAGCCAGACTTCAAAGAAATGTGTCAAGCGGTCGAAAGTAGTGTACAAATGGATATCAACAAAAGATGATCTAATAACACTGTTTTATGAATATTGAAGTAGTTTTATTATCTTATACAtaaacccccttacttataaacgtgaattaaatataagtaatacttaagggctgtttaagaaaattcttacttataaacgttgcatAAGCAatatgtcttaactaacatttaatcactacttaagactttaagtagtgattagttaaaatgttgcttagaaggtgattagagattttataagtaaggggttAAGCCTTTATAATTGacataattttaatgacatGCAAAACTTACATTACATAATGAAAATCTTAAACATAcattacttatttacattttgtcGTCACAATAAGCGCCAGCGCATACAATTCTGCAATATTGTGTACACTCAAAACTAGTTACACGACAATTATATCAATAGTAACGAACACAAACGCgaataaaaaatcaatttttaaaCGCTATTTAGAATATGAGAAATAGTTTTCCATACGGATGAAACCGCGGTCGGAAACTAATTATTATGTGAATGGAAGGGCTACCTTTACCTTAAAACATTACTCATTTCATATCACGTTATTTTTTAGTACCATAATACAACCTTACACATGTAGGTCAACCTATCTGAATCAGCCAAATTTCACccatcgaacattaaccttctactattttaaatctgtaaaaaactgTATCTGtaaattgaatataataaaaaaaagagtggggtttagaaacagtaattaTTACATAAGTCTGTATTAAACTATTGGTTCAGTTTCTCGTTCCACTGTTGCAGGTTATTCGTAATAAGTTTGACTCTCTTATCTCGCGCCGACTCTAACAGACGTTTAGACTCAGCGCGTTGGGTCTCGATGTACTCTTGTAGTGCCGTCAAGTTTTTGGTCCATCTGCAAACAAAGGCAATATTTTTACCATTCTATCAGTCACTTTtgtaaattgttgtttttttttaaagcaagatttaaaataaaataacttttgagTACAAGTAAGTAAAGTACTTTTAAGGTAGTAACTATAACGTGACTGtagtaaaatatagaaaattgcAAAGGTAACAATGGCGaacacttttaaaaatatatacataatatgtgaTATTCTTCAAGATATTCTGTCAGTGAATATCTTCGGTAGtcacgggtagttagaagccagtaagtctgacaaccagtcataCCAAGGGATGTTGGGTTagtgggttacccgggtaactgggttgaggaggtcagatagggcagtagctccttgtaaaatactagtatttagctgcatccagttagactgaaagccgacgccgatatagttgggaaaaggttcggaagatgatgatgatattctcCAAGAACACATGCTGTCTATGTCTGATAGGTTTGAAAATTCGTGTTATTAGTAGTTAAAATAACTAACTTTTGATGCTGTTCCTCCCAAAACACCCGTTCAGATTCAGCCGCAGCATGTATCTCAGCACGTTGCCGCAGCTCATCGGCTGCGGCGCGCAGACGGCTCAGCTCTGCGGCGGCTGAAGCAGCTGCTTGAGCTTCTGCGCTGCGCTCGCTGTCCAGAGCAGATTGTGTGCGCGATACTGAGCTGCGTATTTCGCGAAGAGCTGCGCGGGTTTCATCCTGTTTGAGATAGGTGGtggttgtttatttgtttataataagtgacttttacatagttttaaaaatcttgTACATGTGTAAAAATGACACTCACTCGTCTCACTAAAATTCGAGAATTGATGGACcaatttggcttattttggttttaaaatttaGATCCCTTTACCaattatgttgggttcggcttttATGTCGGGGATGGCAGCTAAGTAGCGCAacacattatataatttataactagTATAAAACATACCAGCAGCGCAGCTCGTTTCCTAGCGAGCGCAGTCCTCTCTCTGGCATGGTCTGCGCGGCGCTGCGCCAGCGTCGCTGCCAGACTGCGCAGCTCCGCCAGCCCGCCCGACACACGCTCAGCACACGACACCGACATAAGATCTctgcaaattattataatatacattcagtcatttttacttaaaaatacattaaatcaCCATCAAACGTAAAAGTTTTTCGAGTTTAAAAACACACctatgtaattattaaaatttcaataaattaagaaaataaaatttctcCAAGTAGGTAGTGTTTATTGCAATATATAGCAACCAAACAACTCAGCATTTTTGcctaatcaaatcaaaatcaatttattcaaacttggctgcacaacagcacttttcgaacgtcaaaaatagaatacaaaagacagcccccaaaacgcccacccttcaccacttcctatgtgtttttgctggaaagaagtggcgcaacaaactccccagcaacaaatCTCACCACATCTAtccagttaaactggaagccaactTCAACATAgtaggaaaaaggctaggcaaatgatacTTACTTCTCATCAATGGCAAGGTGTGCGAGATGAGGGAACTGCGCAGACAGGTGAATGAGACCCTGCTTGTACTCCAAGCAGCTGTCTAGAGACTTCTTCTGCCACAGTGCTAGTTCTGTCTCCTTGCTTAACAGCATCTGCAGAATAAATGAGAAACATAGAACTACCCATACCCAGAGAGAATGTTCCGTCGCCAGgaatatatttgtatatttgccttcatatttttttttgtatctagtAGTTTAATTTTGCAATCCTTATGGTTGGATATGGTCAATGCTCCTTTTGTGAAATAATATAAGATCTACATGTATGTACCCATATTCGCAGAAATAAATGCATTTGAATCTTATGAGGAAACCTGGTCTTTAGATTTCTCAAAACGTCAATACATTTTGAACAAACACTCAGTCCCTCCCTGCATGAGGACTCTGTGtcctgcagtgggacaataaaagcCTGATGATGATCATCTTACCTTCCCGATCTGTTCAGCGAGAGATCTCTTGGAGTCCTGCACCCGCAGCGCGTAGTCCACTTCGTCCAGCAGCTTGGTGCGATCCTCCACGCTCATCGTCTGACTCTCTAGCTCTTGTTTCAGTTGCTGGCTTTCGGCGCTGTTGGGTTAATAATGTCGTAAGTATACATAAGTTATAATAATTCATGCAGAAGTATTAGGAAATTTAGAAAtgtttaaactaaaaaaacatgattttttgtTGAATCTTCTGCAGTAACATTAATATACTGAATCTACTAATTCGTTTGGAATATAAATATActctgaagttttttttatgaaacttaagTGCAGATTTACATATATGTAATTTGTATACTTATTAGTGTATTAGTTGTATCCTTAAGTGGATGTTTCATGTAATATTCATATGGTGGGTGGACTTGAGCCGttgcttacatattttttcgttgaatctttttataatttacacaaTACAAAAAGAGAAGTAATACTTACGTGGCCCTCTCAATCTCCTGCTCCACATGTTTAATATTCTCATTGAGATCGTTCCTCATCACACACAGCTCGTCGTACCGAACTCTATCAGCTCTGCGCTCGGAGCGCTGCGCCTTCAGCGCCGACAGTAACGCGTCACGCCGCTCCGCGCGCCGGGCTTCATCTGCCCGGGCTGCGGCTTCCACCTCGTCTTCCAGGACTGTCTCGTACTCTAAAGGAAAAGGAGAataaagtcaaaatcgtttattcaagtACTAATTAGATTAGCACTCTTTAACATCAATATTACAAAACTTTACACAAGGAACTAACACCAGTGGTGAAAGGGGAGCATTTTGTGGGTAGGACAGCACCCCCAACAGGCGGAAATAAAGTATCATACACACATTGTAGACtcataaaaaatttaaatccGGCACTGCACCGTATTATATAGAGTAGTCATTACCAAAAAACTTACTTTTAATGGTCTGTTGCAATTCAACAATCTTTTCCTCATCATTACCAAGTAGCTCTTTTAAATTCTGCAGATACTCCTCATTTAAATCATCAAACGGCAGTTCCGGGTCCTGAAATCTATAAACCATAATCATGGTTATTTGTCTATTTCTACTACTTCTCATcagcatcccgtggaaactacatCCTATTCCCGGATAAAttatagtgtagcttcccaacagtgacagaatttttcaaatcagttcagtggtatTGCATTTAgggtacagaaaaaaaaaacaaaaagaaacttcTTTTTATTAGCATAGAATAGAAGTATTGACTCCTAGGCGAATGGCGCTTTCTCACAACGAATGGAaattttttgttgcaaaaaaaTTTTTAAACCACATTAGCCATTGAAATAAAAGATGTAAATAATTACCTGATCCAGCACTTGCGCACATAGTCTCTGCGCAAACGGGACAATTCATCTTTGTTTATGTAAATCCAATCGTCCAGAATTGGCCTTTCCtgaaatcaatataaattaatggTATTTTCGCTAAACCTCCATAAAACTATATCAATCTAAAGAAATATAGTActtaacaaattaccaaaaaaaaatatgtattatgttcTTTAAGAAATCATCACTCACTAAAATTCAACAATGGCTGAACTAATTTGGCTcattttggtttttaaaatgtttgtagaggtcgaGGGAACATTTAAACTATATGAAGATCTTTGGGTCAGCTagtaaaacaaatatatatacTCACGATATGGTTGACAAGATCCAGCAGGTACGCAATAAGCGCCAATGCATGTGGGAATGCGTGCAGAgtgttgacggtcttcagccaGGACTTGGACACTGTGCCCGGGTATAACGCGCGCTTTGACAAGTGCGGGAGCTGCGGAGAAAGTTCATTATATagatacgtatttatttattcgacttacaaagtaaaaacttaaaactgttaaataaaatatttaaaaaagtttaagttttagtttcaaattaagttatttaatacTGCTTTTTATTGTGCATTTGACTCTATATGCAATATGTTCTGTTTTTTGCTTCTATTTCTCTCTGTCAGACAACATACTAACCATACTAACATACTCTTATTCATTTCCTCTTCCAGTTAATCTCTTCCTTGGTCTAACTGTGCTTCTCCATCCTTccacactctttgtagcatgcgtttccATTAAGCTTAGGTACATATCAGAATAACTTACGCACTACTTTATATCCACGTGTGGAAGTAGTCctatagtaatatttttattgcttgcaAGTATTTCTATGAAGTGACTGTAATAGTGTTTTCTCATAAAAGAGCTCATAATATTTACTACAGGACAACTTTAATTCTAAATTCTTCAGAGAagtaatattaaacaaatataaattaatctaCTCTTAAAAAACATACCTTGGTAACATAATTATCAGTGTTAAGCTTAGCATCTCCAGTGATGCCTGACAACAGAGCTGAGGTTATTTCCACAAATCTGGCGATGGTGAGCGGGCGTATGAGGGCGGCGGCCGGGCCTGCGCCCCCCGCCCGTGCTGCCAGGGCTTCGCCCACGCGCCCGCACTCCGAGCGCTGCCATGCTACAGCTGAGATAGGCCTGTAGGATCAAAATTTTTATTGGTAACTTTCCATAGAGAgaatacttttaaattaattctcaGGGGAGTATAACTACTTTTCCGATCCTCTGCCTCTTGAAACCTTATTTATTCTTGTTGAGTCTTTTTAATTTACCAAAATACAatgttatattaaaatgaaCATACCTCTGATCTTTGATGGTAACAAATGCCAGTGCTCTATCCAAAGATGTTTGCCAGTTACGACTGGCCCGATCCTCTGATGGAGTCCTCTGTAACACAATTACAAACAAACTTATATTCTACAATCCCTAGGCTACCTGACAATATTACCAAAATAATGTGGTGTACTTACAACAGGCGTAGTGGTTGGTCTGCCAGCGTAATTACTGGTTCTCAGAGGTGTCATAGAAGACTGGCCGAACCTGTCTCCTTGCTGGGACCGAGATCTCTGTAAAATTGTTATAGTTATGTATCTATCTTTTTAGATTTAACAAGTAGTGTATTCTCAAGTTGTTCTCcacaaataaatagtttttttttgtggatcTATACATAAGTATAAAGTATAAACCTGGACAATAATGTACGACGATATTCACAGAACACATAAAATGTACGACTTACTCCATTCAAAGGTATCTTAGTAGCAGAAGCCTCTCTACTCAGTCTGCCGACTCCAAATGTCCCTCTAGCGGGCTCCGCACTGCTAGACCGATGCCCCGCAGCGCTAGGCCTCCGCGCCTCCGTGGACAAGCGGTCCGTGGAGCCCGGACGACGCGGCTTTGGCAGTAACGAGACTTTGCCCTCAAGTCTGTTGATGTCGTTTTAAAAGTTGTTATTGAGACAGATTTCAATGTTTACCAATGTTTTGTGGTCATTACTGAAGCCGAGGCATGGCATTTTAGCAAATATATTCTTGTTACACATAAGATACTTCTCAAAACGTTTAGTGATTATCAAAAAGCAGCTTACCTCGATTTTCGGAGTACACTGGACTGACCGGGTATATATCTATTCGGATTCATACTTAATGAGAGAAAACAAGTAGTTTTATGCAATTTATTTCACTTTAGACACAAtaaattcacaaataaatagAGAAGTTAATGCGATCGTTtcgtttaattttcaaatttcaaaacacAAACAGAAAATATCTGCCACAGATAATATATGAAGTAACGGTACATACAAAGTTATTGATGCgttcgtaaataaaataggtattgcacaaaaatgaaccttcttttcataaataattaatcttaTTTATTCTAATTCTTGAAAAGTTCACCGTTAAGTACTTTTTCTGTTTCTAAAACTAATTGCGGGAAGGTTGGATCCAACAAACACAATTTTACGAAATTGCTCAAAGTTGCCGTTGACGGCAAATTGGAAGGTTTTGTTTTCTCTGGAAATATGAATAGCAAGATAGTGAATTCTACAAACATCTTTGAATctttaagaattatttattgGGGAAACAGAACTGAAGGGTTCTGCTTGCAaactaccaaaaataaaaatataaactaccAAATCTTTCATTGCACTTACCCTTATTTTCTAATGCTAATTTTAGGACCTCATCAACGTTTCGATATTTAACATCGATATTGTGATTCGCCTGATGATTGTAGTGTATCACAGGAAAATGTTTGCTTAGTCTCTGAAGGCACTGTGGCGcgtcatattttatttgaaactttattttccttatctgaagaacaaaatgtaatatgtataaaaCTGGCTAACGTTATTACTGTTCTGGTAGCTAGAAAAAACCTGAAGATGCTCTTaagctgaaatatttttgttctggTGCacatttttgtgaaattattaagtacgAAACAATCTAGGACAACTTACTTCTTTACTAGAATGGCTAACAATTAAGATCAGTATGTCTTCTTTATAAatcccttttattttattgtgcatGTTAAACGATTCTAATATCTTTGTTTCAGCAGTAACTAAAAGTTGATCGTAGTGTATACGCAAGAGCGGGTTCGATACTTTAGAATCGTATTTTGTCCAACTTCCTCTCCATAGCATAAGTTTATCGATTGAGGTGGACCACGAATCTGAAATATTATGTAAgaattatttatcaattcagATTCACAACTTCAATCTTTCTAACTACGAAACCATTTTACTTGTCTTGGACTTACTCGTCTTGGAGACAGGATTCATattcatttttgtatttaaattaattttgaaacagtTTTTGGTGTCGGTTTAACAGTTTCAAGTTTTTGAGTTTCCCGCGTTTTCCTATATAATTTagctttttaaaaattaaattgtgcCATGATTTGTTTTCAGTCTATCGCATAGGTCTATcgtcaaaaagtttttaagtcAAAAACTTCAAAGCTGAACGCAACCAAATCTGATTAAAACAGTTTCAGGAAGGAATTTTctcatatttttaaactttctttGTTCTCccatctttttttttctatcgaAGAGAATTTGTAAACCCTTGCCAGTTTACGTCTCGTTTCATCAGATGTTTCATCATGCTTAGATGCAGTGTTGCCAGATGCCTTGAACCGTTTATCTGTAGTAGAAACTGATAAAATCTGTATTAAATCTGTATactattttaacttaaactctgtacaataaaataaaacaaaaaatagaattattaaTCATGTATTAAATAAgcaacaacaaattaataaaattgactTTTTATGTACTGAAGTACTTACATATGtactataaaatttaaatattaatttaaacaaacaacTCTAACTCACACATTTGCAATAATCACactaaaaattactttattattttcaatcatacatatttttgttaaattttaaCAGTAATTTATTATCAACCTCGAGGCTATAGCAAGGTTTTGCACCAATCAGTTGCTTTGTATGTAAAAGACCTTCGATAGTAGTGGTATTAAGTCTATTGCGTTGTTTGGATTTTATCAAATTTATAGAAGAGAAGATCCTCTCTACGGCGGCACTGGAATGAGGTAGACTTAGTATCGCAGAAACAAATTTTGACAGAGTAGGGTACAATTGATTGCTGTAGTTAGCAGGGTCACGGGCTGCAGTGACTTTACACCAGTAGGTTTCGACGTCTTCTGATTCATCAGGGGCTAGGTCTTTATTATTACGCAAAAACCGCCACTCTGTGTCAAGTTGTTGTAGTTCATTGACTGAGATCAAATTTGGGAACTTTACAGCCAAAGCGaccaatgaatttattttacgaGACTTGACGACATGTGGGTCAAGAAACTGCATTTCTTTAATGACATCATTGCTGAAATCATATCTTTTTTTGATCTGCTTTGCCCCTTCAATAAAGAAGTCAAGACATTTGAGTTTAAATGCTTTAATATCATCTTGGTTTAAAGTGTTTGAATTCGTGGAGGCAAGGGAGGCTGATACCTTCGCTCCTAGGTAAAGGTTATCTATTGGTTTATAATGACGTGGATTGTCAATCTGAATTAATCCGGCTTCTGTTCGCGAAACATATTCGTCGTCCATGTAACATTCCAATAAAGATTTATAAACCGTTACCATATTGTTATGCAATTTATGAATTTGCGGCCGTTCTGACTGCATCAGCTTattcatattattaaataactctAATGAAAATTCCAAAAACTCTAAATACAGCTTATTATATGGATTGTTTAATCTAAACAAGATGGAATCAGCATTCAAGTGGTCCGTAAGAGCGGCTTCGGTGAAATATAATTTGAGTGCGGCATACTGTTCTAGAATACGGCAAACTGCTGCTCTTAGCGAAAGCCATCGAGTTTGAGCAGGATGAAGTATTTTATGGGGCTTTAGATCTAAGAACTGCTGAAACTCTTTTAGAATTCCAGTTCTTTTGGGgctgttattaaaataactataaatgtCTCTTATGAGAGTTTCGGGCTCTCTTGACAATTTTAAACACGCATACGATGCACAAAGATGGAATGAGTGACATACACACTTCAATACAAACAGATGAGGGTTTTCGGCAACTAGACGGGATGATAATGAATTGTGCTGTCCCATCATGGCATTCGCACCATCAGCTGCAAATCCGATAAAATTGTCCATTGGGATTTTATTGTCactaaaaacctttttaatatgTTGGCCAGTAGCCTCTTCAAGGGGTATTAGACAAACAAATGCATCCTCCACTTTGCTTTCAAAAAATCGTGCTAATATGCATAAACGCTTAACACATCCCCTATCAGTGCTTTCATCGACGATCAAAGAAAATTTAAGGTTTCGTAACTTTTCCATTAACATCTGTTTTGCAGTTATGCCAGTCACATTCTTTAGAATAGCTGAAGTTTTTGTTCTGTCACAACTAATACTTTTTGCAATTTGTGAATCGGGACACACGTTTTTTAGCAATTGAGGCAAGTGTTCCATAACGTTCATGGGAATATTATGTTCAGCTATAAACGCTGCGAGCAAAATCTCTCCTCTTTTGACTGgttcaatgtttttgtttgaaaataaatctgtCAATAATGTTTGCGAGCTAGATCCACCAGGACTTgaatttatgtgtttgtttgtttttgtgtgtcTAAAGAGATCATTCTTCCCAGCACTTCCAATTGAAAGATCTgtgttacaaaatgtacaaaaagcAAAGTAATCACCTTTATTACTAGGTCTCAACCACGCCTTGTAGGAAGAATACTCCATCCAGTTCCGATTAAACTTTTGCATCACTCTGGGTTTTTTAGATGCCATAATGGTtaacaaaaacacaataataagCACTGAGTTCTTTCGCGACTCGCTCACTCGGCTCACTCTACACGCATTCGTTCTCGCAACGAGAGCAAAGTATCATAAACAGCACGCAAAGACCTCCGGGGACTTTCCCAAGTATAGCGAGTGACACTTGTAATGCTGCCATACTAAAAATATACGTTGTTAGTGAAAGTTGACCATAAATAATAGAATTATGCAATGATGTGTGTACTAAACatgattgtatattttttgcttcgttctattttgagttgaataatTTTATGGTAATTTCATCAATCGAGTTAGAAAACTCTGTATAGAAATCTGTATCCAGTGCTAATCCGTATTACACATCAAAAATCTGTATAAATACGGAGAAATCTGTATATATGGCAACGCTGCTTAGATGGCGGTGTGTACACTTCGTTCTGAAAATGTTGACAACTTGTCATGTCAGGCGGATTGAATTTGACAGATCAACAATTTAGGAAATTGGTGACacctacaaaaataaaga
The window above is part of the Helicoverpa zea isolate HzStark_Cry1AcR chromosome 21, ilHelZeax1.1, whole genome shotgun sequence genome. Proteins encoded here:
- the LOC124640725 gene encoding kinetochore protein NDC80 homolog → MNPNRYIPGQSSVLRKSRLEGKVSLLPKPRRPGSTDRLSTEARRPSAAGHRSSSAEPARGTFGVGRLSREASATKIPLNGRSRSQQGDRFGQSSMTPLRTSNYAGRPTTTPVRTPSEDRASRNWQTSLDRALAFVTIKDQRPISAVAWQRSECGRVGEALAARAGGAGPAAALIRPLTIARFVEITSALLSGITGDAKLNTDNYVTKLPHLSKRALYPGTVSKSWLKTVNTLHAFPHALALIAYLLDLVNHIERPILDDWIYINKDELSRLRRDYVRKCWIRFQDPELPFDDLNEEYLQNLKELLGNDEEKIVELQQTIKKYETVLEDEVEAAARADEARRAERRDALLSALKAQRSERRADRVRYDELCVMRNDLNENIKHVEQEIERATAESQQLKQELESQTMSVEDRTKLLDEVDYALRVQDSKRSLAEQIGKMLLSKETELALWQKKSLDSCLEYKQGLIHLSAQFPHLAHLAIDEKDLMSVSCAERVSGGLAELRSLAATLAQRRADHARERTALARKRAALLDETRAALREIRSSVSRTQSALDSERSAEAQAAASAAAELSRLRAAADELRQRAEIHAAAESERVFWEEQHQKWTKNLTALQEYIETQRAESKRLLESARDKRVKLITNNLQQWNEKLNQ
- the LOC124640726 gene encoding uncharacterized protein LOC124640726; this translates as MASKKPRVMQKFNRNWMEYSSYKAWLRPSNKGDYFAFCTFCNTDLSIGSAGKNDLFRHTKTNKHINSSPGGSSSQTLLTDLFSNKNIEPVKRGEILLAAFIAEHNIPMNVMEHLPQLLKNVCPDSQIAKSISCDRTKTSAILKNVTGITAKQMLMEKLRNLKFSLIVDESTDRGCVKRLCILARFFESKVEDAFVCLIPLEEATGQHIKKVFSDNKIPMDNFIGFAADGANAMMGQHNSLSSRLVAENPHLFVLKCVCHSFHLCASYACLKLSREPETLIRDIYSYFNNSPKRTGILKEFQQFLDLKPHKILHPAQTRWLSLRAAVCRILEQYAALKLYFTEAALTDHLNADSILFRLNNPYNKLYLEFLEFSLELFNNMNKLMQSERPQIHKLHNNMVTVYKSLLECYMDDEYVSRTEAGLIQIDNPRHYKPIDNLYLGAKVSASLASTNSNTLNQDDIKAFKLKCLDFFIEGAKQIKKRYDFSNDVIKEMQFLDPHVVKSRKINSLVALAVKFPNLISVNELQQLDTEWRFLRNNKDLAPDESEDVETYWCKVTAARDPANYSNQLYPTLSKFVSAILSLPHSSAAVERIFSSINLIKSKQRNRLNTTTIEGLLHTKQLIGAKPCYSLEVDNKLLLKFNKNMYD